GCAATATTATGGTTTATCTGATGGTGTAAACAGATACAAATCAGTTTATAATCAGGTTGCAGGATATTTGACAGAATTGAATCCATTTGGATTTAATGAAAATGTTGGAGCAGTTGTTCCTTACGATCAAGCAGTTAACTTGTTCTTCTTGAAAAACATCAACGATATCGAATCTACTTCTGCAGACAAAGCAGATTATAGCAGCGAAGCAAAAGAAGTTGTAGCTTCTGGAGAATGGAAAATTAACTTTAATACCGGAAGTGCTGATATCTCAAACTCATCTAGTAAAGAAGTAGAAAAAATTTACAATCTTTTAGTACAAGCTGAGAACACAAAATTAACGGTTGTTGGACACACTGACAATGTTGGAAATGCTGATTCTAACTTAGCTTTATCAAAAAGCAGAGCGCAAGCAGTTGTAGATTATCTAAAACAAAAAGGTATTCCTGCAAATCGTTTCCAATTAGTGGACGGAAAAGGTCAAAGTAATCCAATTGCAGATAATAATACTGCTTCTGGAAAAGCACTAAACAGACGTGTGGTTATTACTTTATTAAAATAAAAACAATAAAAGGCTATCTTAAATAGATAGCCTTTTTTACAAGCAGTATGATAAAAATTTTAACGCCCTTTGAAAAAATATCAAAATTAAACAAAACGCTTATTTTGATAGGTTGGTTAGTTCTTTTGATTATTATTTGGTTTGCAGCAACATCTGGCGAAAAACATCTTTTTCCTTCGCCGGCTCAGGTTTTAACCGGTTTTTCAGATCTGTATAAAGAAGGTTTGGTAGTGCATATTTTCAATTCATTGAAATTGTGTTTTATCTCGATTTTTTTAGCCACAATTATTTCGTTGTTTTTTGCTTATGCATGGCCAATTCCGCTATTAAAATCAGTTTCTGAATTTATCACAAAATTTAGATTTTTACCTTTTACCGGACTTTCATTTTATATTACAATGGTAATTCATGAAGCAAGAATGATGCAGGTTTGGATCTTAGTAATTTTCCTGACTACTTTTCTAACAACGTCATTAATTGCAGTTATCAAAGATATTCCGCAAGAAGAATTTGATCACGCAAAAATGCTAAAATGTAACCGTTGGGAAGT
This genomic window from Flavobacterium sp. 9 contains:
- a CDS encoding ABC transporter permease, which translates into the protein MIKILTPFEKISKLNKTLILIGWLVLLIIIWFAATSGEKHLFPSPAQVLTGFSDLYKEGLVVHIFNSLKLCFISIFLATIISLFFAYAWPIPLLKSVSEFITKFRFLPFTGLSFYITMVIHEARMMQVWILVIFLTTFLTTSLIAVIKDIPQEEFDHAKMLKCNRWEVLVQVIILGRIDYVIDVIRQNLAITWMMLVTVESIVVASGGLGFLIKNSDKFMNTGRIIALQIIILLIGLGLDAGINFLRKAVFRYSKI